A window of the Streptosporangiales bacterium genome harbors these coding sequences:
- a CDS encoding LysR family transcriptional regulator, with product MEANITLVQLRYFAAAADAGSMTAASRRLLVSQSAISTAVAQLEKELGVQLLIRHHARGLTLTRAGASFRTELRSFLGHGDDLVEAARNLGSSLVGELRVGCFSTLSPFHLPRMLAAYEEDQPQVHVSVLEGEHAELQAALHRGACELAVLYGYDLDADVAYDVLDRVPPYVLVGSGHRLARRRSVHLRELAAEPMVLLDLPHSRDYFRRVLASVGIEPAVRYTSMGYETVRALVAHGHGWSMLNQRPVSDLTYDGSRVTTLTLRDTVPPLEMVLARLTAVKLTARASAFVRCARLLYGRRGRTPRRLTDRGSGPRTPL from the coding sequence ATGGAAGCGAACATCACGCTGGTGCAGCTCAGGTACTTCGCCGCGGCGGCGGACGCCGGCTCCATGACGGCGGCGTCGCGCCGGCTGCTGGTGTCGCAGTCGGCGATCTCGACGGCCGTGGCGCAGCTGGAGAAGGAGCTGGGTGTGCAGCTGCTGATCCGCCACCACGCGCGCGGCCTGACACTCACCCGCGCGGGCGCGTCGTTCCGTACCGAGCTGCGCAGCTTCCTCGGGCACGGCGACGACCTCGTCGAGGCGGCGCGGAACCTCGGCAGCTCGCTCGTCGGCGAGCTGCGCGTCGGCTGCTTCTCCACGCTCTCGCCGTTCCACCTGCCACGCATGCTCGCGGCGTACGAGGAGGACCAGCCGCAGGTGCACGTCAGCGTCCTCGAGGGCGAGCACGCGGAGCTCCAGGCGGCGCTGCACCGCGGCGCCTGCGAGCTCGCGGTGCTGTACGGGTACGACCTCGACGCCGACGTCGCGTACGACGTGCTCGACCGCGTGCCGCCGTACGTGCTCGTCGGGTCGGGTCACCGCCTCGCCCGTCGCAGGTCGGTGCACCTGCGCGAGCTCGCCGCCGAGCCCATGGTGCTGCTCGACCTGCCGCACAGCCGCGACTACTTCCGTCGCGTGCTCGCGTCGGTCGGGATCGAGCCGGCGGTCAGGTACACGTCGATGGGCTACGAGACGGTGCGTGCACTCGTCGCCCACGGCCACGGCTGGTCGATGCTCAACCAGCGGCCGGTGTCGGACCTCACCTACGACGGGAGCCGGGTCACCACGCTGACGCTGCGCGACACGGTGCCGCCGCTGGAGATGGTGCTCGCGCGGCTGACGGCGGTGAAGCTCACCGCGCGGGCGTCGGCGTTCGTCCGCTGCGCACGCCTGCTCTACGGACGCCGCGGCCGCACGCCACGCCGACTCACCGACCGAGGATCTGGGCCGCGGACTCCGTTGTGA
- a CDS encoding flavin reductase, with the protein MRRTAAGVTVVGTAGRTPWMAQTVSSMCSVSAEPPLVLVCVNERSPLCRAIEANGLFAVSVLATGHDHVADTFAGRPWPGKDRWDFTCGTWEAAPSGAPRLADALAAFDCRLHRSVPGGTHRVFLGHVDEVTSMPGVPLVYTDRDYGRPEPIEPSRFAEFPDAHPQNRMRNRAT; encoded by the coding sequence ATGCGGCGCACCGCGGCCGGGGTGACCGTGGTCGGCACCGCCGGGCGCACGCCGTGGATGGCCCAGACCGTGAGCTCGATGTGCTCGGTGTCGGCCGAACCGCCGCTCGTCCTCGTGTGCGTCAACGAACGCAGCCCGCTGTGCCGGGCCATCGAGGCCAACGGCCTCTTCGCGGTGAGCGTGCTCGCCACCGGTCACGACCACGTCGCGGACACGTTCGCCGGACGCCCGTGGCCCGGCAAGGATCGCTGGGACTTCACCTGCGGTACGTGGGAGGCGGCACCCTCGGGTGCGCCGCGACTCGCCGACGCGCTCGCCGCGTTCGACTGCCGTCTCCACCGGTCCGTGCCGGGCGGGACGCACCGGGTGTTCCTCGGCCATGTCGACGAGGTCACGTCGATGCCCGGCGTCCCGCTCGTCTACACCGACCGCGACTACGGGCGCCCGGAGCCGATCGAGCCGTCGCGGTTCGCCGAGTTCCCCGACGCCCACCCCCAGAACAGGATGAGGAATCGAGCGACATGA